One window of Opisthocomus hoazin isolate bOpiHoa1 chromosome 13, bOpiHoa1.hap1, whole genome shotgun sequence genomic DNA carries:
- the LOC142363054 gene encoding olfactory receptor 14J1-like, whose translation MPQSFFTPGSHAQRKHLSNSSSITQFLLLAFADTLELQLLHFWLFLGIYLAALLGKTLIITSVACDNHLQTPMYFFLLNLSLLDLASISMTVPKAMANLLWDTRTISYAGCAAQLFLVSFLVVAEHCLLTIMAYDRYIAICKPLHYRTLLGSRACVHMAVAAWSSGFLNSLLHTANTFSIPLCHGNAVDQFFCEIPQILKLSCSHSYLREVGLLGFSVSLSFGCFVFIVLSYVQIFRAVLRIPSAQGRYKAFSKCLPHLAVVSLFFSTAVFAYLKPPSISSPLLDLVITVLYSVVPPAMNPFVYSMRNQELKDALKKQIQSVVFQQQ comes from the exons aTGCCTCAGTCGTTCTTCACTCcag gatcccatgcccaaaGGAAACacctgtccaacagcagctccatcacccagttcctcctcctggcattcgcagacacactggagctgcagctcttgcacttctggctcttcctgggcatctacctggctgccctccttggAAAGACCCTCATCATCACCTCTGTAGCCTGTGACAACCACCTCCAAActcccatgtactttttcctcctcaacctctccctccttgacctGGCATCCATCTCTAtgactgtccccaaagccatggccaatttgctctgggacaccaggaccatctcctatgcaggatgtgctgcccagctctttttggtttccttcttagtagtagcagagcattgtcttctgaccatcatggcctatgaccgatacattgccatctgcaaacccctgcactacaggaccctcctgggcagcagagcttgtgtccacatggcagtagctgcctggagcagtggctttctcaattctctgctgcacactgccaatacattttcaattcctctctgccacggcaatgctgtggatcagttcttctgtgaaatcccccagatcctcaagctctcctgctcacactcctacctcagagaagttgggcttcttgggtttagtgtttctttatcttttgggtgttttgttttcattgtgctgtcctatgtgcagatcttcagggccgtgctgaggatcccctctgcacagggacggtacaaagccttttccaagtgcctccctcacctggctgtggtctccctgtttttcagcactgcagtgtttgcctacctgaagcctccctccatctcttccccattgCTTGATCTGGTGATTACAGTgctgtactcagtggttcctccagcaatgAACCCCTTcgtttacagcatgaggaaccaggagctcaaagacgcccTGAAGAAGCAAATTCAATCTGTAGTATTTCAACAGCAATAA